Genomic DNA from Panthera leo isolate Ple1 chromosome A1, P.leo_Ple1_pat1.1, whole genome shotgun sequence:
TGAAAAATCTTTTTATCTCCCCATCTACTGGTTGCTATACCTGTAAAGAAGGCTGTAAACACATTGAAAAGTATTTTACTTCTGGAGATGCATAAATATCAGAAGTCCTGTTCCTTTATAACAATGTGAAATTGTTTAACTTCTTTGGACTGCACTAAACATTGGGATGTTCATGGTCTCTgtttctaaattatatatatatatatatatatatatatatatatatatatatatatgctcagtttgtgaaacaacacaaatatacatcttaaaaatgaaaattagatccttcctggggcacctgtgtggctcagtgggctaagcatccaactctcgattttggctcaggtcatgatctcatggtttgtgagattgagccctgcatttggctctgcactgatagtgtggagcctacttgggattttctctcctctctctttgctcctaaccaactcctccctctctctctctctcaaaataaataaataaataaataaacttaagaaattattttaaaaaattagatccTTCCTGATTTggcagatattatttttttaatttttttaaaatgtttatttgtttttgagagagagacagagtgtgagtggcggaagagcagagagagagggagacacaggatccaaagcaggctccaggctctgagctgtcagcagagcccgacccagggctcgaacccatgaactgtgagatcatgacctgagccgaagtcagacgctgaagagactgagccacccagacaccctgccaGATACTCTTATCATGGCCAGCCCAAAGCCTGATCAAACTAATGGATTATGTCCCCTTGACCTATGGCCAGAAGACTCCAGATGGTTTGGTTCTAatcatttcaaagtaaaattatttgtaatgatgcaataataaagggaaaatttATGTGAATTAGGAGAGTTCACTGAGTgccaatatttttcttaataggcCTAATTCAGTTGTGTTGTGATTGGTTTTGCTCTTGTGCCCAATGACCTCACGATGGATGTATTTTACAAATGCAATTAAGGGATACAATTGAGGAATactatttaaaagttattatctACCAAGGGGATACACAAAACCATGTCTACTATGGCACTTCTCTCATCATGTCACTTTTCTTGTTGGTTATGTAAGCAGCAAATACCTGTACTTTATAAGTTATAATTACAATACAAAGTAGAAAAAGCAATAACATAATACTTTTGGGCAGAGCCTTTTTTAAAGTCCAGCAACTTTATTAGAGGGATTCAGTTCTCCAGGTTTGAAATACttgtatttcaaatattaaaggaagaaatCTATAGTAAGGTCATTTCAGACTCTTGAGCCCTCTCTCCATTAGAAATGGCCTGTTCATATACAACAAAGAGGACAAGCCTGAATTGTAGCAACTCTTGAATTTGCTAAAAAAGGATCTGAAGAAAATTACACAATCATCATTTATTGTGAGTTTATAAGGTCTCCCACACTGTGAAGAATACACAGAAATAGAAGGCATGGCTTCTACTTGCAGGTTGCTTCTAATTCAGGTAAAGAAATGCTACTAAAGCTTTTGGATGAATTAAAGAATGACACATGTCAGCATTCAGAAATATGTGGCAGACTGTGAAAGGGGGGGAAAGGCCATTGTGATTAGAATAGACAATGTTTTATGGATTAGGTGAGTTTTAAGATGGATTTTTGGAACGTATATAAGActtagggggagaaaaaagaagaagctatTTCTATCTGAGAGAATTGCACAAGTTGTAAATTTAGTTCTGttcaaaaaacattaattaagtgcctctgtgccaagcactatacTGGGTGCTGAAGATTATAGCATGCTTAGGAACTCTTTCGTACCCTGTTGCTAAAGTATTTTCACGTATCCTAAAAAGGTGAATCTCTCTCTTGTGAGGAAGTAAATCCCGTGGAGGAATTCTCATGACAGAAGTCCCTTTTCCTTGGTGATATAAAATGggagtggtttttgttttcaaaatacaggATAATCTCTAGAAGTAATTGGAAAGCTTAACTTTGGAGCTCACTCAGCTTCATCACTGTCTTCCTATCTGGCATAGTTTCAGATACTCACCTGTGTTTGATACCTAAAAGGCTATATATAGACTGTCAACTAAGGtattatttgataataaattGTTGCATTTTAGTAATAATACTTGTCAGTCACTATGcaaattgctttatatatatcaTCCCATATAATCATAACTACCTGTGAGTTTTACTTAATATTGTGTCTTCCCTGATTAAAATGAGTGAACTGAAGCTTGGGTTTCAGTGCATGTCCATGGCCACACAGTCATTGGCAAGGGTGTGAATGACTCCAAACTCTGTGTTCCTAAACATTGTGTTATTCTGCTTTTTAATAGGGGTTCTTAAAGTTCCAAGGAAAGGAGTGTATAGTGAGAGAAGGAGTGGTCAAGGCattaatattcatatttctaGACAGGACACTTGCCAGCAATGTAAGCAATCTCATTCCACCAAGTAGGAAGGttggcaatttttaaaaggttggaaagccaatttttaaaaggttggcAAGAGGCTAAGTACAATAGTGTGTGGAACAAAATTATTGTAATATCATAGTACagtcaatggggtgcctgggtggcttagttggttgaccagcaggctcttgatttaggctcaggttatgatctcacagttcatgagatagagcccagtgtctggctccatgctgacagcgtagaacctgcttgggattctctctctcttctcttctctctgcccctcccccattcacatgcacactgtctctcaaaataaataaataaactttaaaaaatatatagtacaaTCTCTTTGGTACAATGTCTTTGAAAAGGTGTCTGATttgtgttggttttctgtttgccTTCCCAATCACTGAGGGAGTAAATACTAGTTGAAGCTTATGATCCTGACACATCAAAATGGACAACCTGGCAGGTGTCCTTGCTGAAAGGTGACAAAATTGCTAAAAGGCAAGCCccggtttttttgtgtttttttttctctagagatGTGACACTTGGGGGCTTCCATTAAAAACTTCACCAAGACTTTGTCATTTTAATCTCTTCCTTAAGTGCCTTTGATCTTTTTAGGGGCACAGATCCATGCATGGTCAATACCCAGTGGCCAGGTTTCTGAGCTGTGGGCAAAGGTGGCAGTGACTGTCAGGGCCTGGGAGGagatgagagaagaaaaggtCACTCCTCCTGACAACTTATAACTTGACTCCACTTAGAAgccatttattttcagaaataagtaATGGGTGAAGACATAGGCCAGGCCTACAACTCATGCACTTGAGAGTTTAAGGCTTTCTGAGATCAAATTACCACAGCAAACAGAGATAGAATTATTGTAGGGACATTTGGGGaggaagcagacagagagggagaagtgaGAGACCTAAGAAAGGAGACAGGAATAGAATGTGATGGAAATTACTTCCCACTCTGCACCCTTGAGGGAACAAAGAGGACAAATAAGAAGCAGCAGTGATAGGAGGAGTCTGGGAGCATCTCTGGAATAAAATTGGTTAGGTTATGGAGTGTTGTCAGCAAGTTCACTTagtgggtggaagggagggatgTGCTAGTCCAGGCCTTTGAAATCTGGCAGGATTGTTGCCTTGGGCCCTTCACCTATGCCCTCAAGGCAGGAAGAATACCACCTGTCAGGTCTCATTCTGGCATTGTTCCAGCTCAGGGCTAGAAAATGACCCACAGAGGAAAATCTAGGAGTGACAAGGTGCTAGGAGATGAGAAAGGGAAAGGACTTTTTAGTGAGTGTTTTTTGCATGTGggacaatggatttttttttttttttttgagattcttttttaaaatgtttattttgagagagagagtgcgcccACATGCGCacccatggaggagggggagagagggctgggagagagaatcctaagtaggctccttgctcagcactgagcccaatgctcggatgcttacccgactgagccaacGAGGCACCCCAACAAtggattttaaatttctgtggaAGAGATGAGAGGGCCTGGGAAGAGTGGATATCTGGAACAGAGAAGCAGAGGCAGTGACACAGCATGGAGATGCTTCCTCTGATCCATTTGCCTTTTTGTTCACTGGAGAGAAAAttggttgtctttttgttatcTCTGTAGCAATACAAGATTGAGTCTTAGGGGAAAGGAGCCCCAGAGATGTAAAGGAGACTCATATTTATGGAAGGTGAGCTGCAGCCATCGAAACTGCTGGCTGTTGTTAAGACAAATGCCAGACTCCCACATTTTGCCTAATAACAGCAGATTTTTCACTGCAAAGCATTAATGGCATCCGAAGTCCAGCCGGGCTGGGGAGATGAAGAGTAACGCTCTTGATGTAATGGTTTTGCAGGCTCTTGAAGACATTGTcatctattaaagaaatattttaaaccactcatgaaggaacaaagaaaatttcttggatgataaatgaaaaaagatttggagtaaaataaggaaaagcttgagagaagaatttctttaaaattttaccatATTTCCCCACTATGATCAAAAGAGGTCAAATAAGAGTTTAGCCTGCAGCTTCGTGGagccaatttttaaaagagaattttaaaacttcaaatattGGTTATTTGCCAAGATACACACTTGAAAAGCAAGCGCTACTTGGCTCCTAGCAGAACTGAGTATTGAGATCCCAGGATGTTTTTGGCTTGCTCCGCAGAAGAGGACAGCATttgtcctccccctccctttgccccaGGAGTTGAACACTTTCTGTTCTATTTAGGAGTATTCTAGGGAAAATTTGGGGGGCAGGTAAATAATCTCCATCATCAGCAACCCCAGAGCCCCTCCCTTGCGTTCGTTTCTTTTGACTGTGGGGCCGCCGCCCAGGTGCCCATACTTAGCTAAGGTCCTGAGTTTATTTTCCTGAATTGCGGTTGGAAATCTTTTCCTGGGAAGTCGGATAGCCCAGGTCCTAGAGACACAACTGTCTGTCCTAGAATAATATCCTTACAAGACCCGTTAAACAGCCGAGGTACCGTGGAGACTGGCTGAACCGgggaatgggggcagggagaaagggagtggCCGTGTTCCCGCGGTCTGCCGGGATCCCGCGTGTCCAGGGTGAAGGAGCGGGGCTAGAGTGGCTGGGGCGACCGATCACTCCCGGTTGCCGTCTGCCACCTCGGTGCGGAATCGGAGCCGGACTTACTGAGCACTCCTCCCCCTCCCgttctgcttccttttccctcccccctggagcggcggcggcggcggcggcggcaggcaAGCAGGCAGGCTTGCAGCGAAGCCAGGCGGAGCGACTCCCAGGCGAGCGGAGGAGCTGGGATATGGGGAGTCAGCGGGGGCGGCGGGGCCAGGAGCCCTCCGGAGGGCCTACGAGAGGAGCGGCCCCCGGCGTTTGCTAGCGCGTGAGCGGTGGGGGAGCGGGCGCAGGGCAGCACGAgcggaggcggaggcggggcCCGGGCGTGGAGCGCGGCTGGGAAAGCTGCTGCCTCCGGCCCTGCCCGGCTACCTCCGCCGCGGCCGGTGGCTATGGAGCTGGCGGGCACCAGACCTGGGGCGACAGAGCATCTACGACTCCGGCCGCCCATGTCCTGGCTGTTGCTGCTGCCTCTCCTGCTGCTACTGCTACTGCCGGGCCCAGCGGCCTCCCAGCTACGATACTCGGTGCCGGAGGAACAGGCACCCGGCGCGCTTGTGGGCAACGTGGCTAACGCGCTGGGGCTGGAGCTGCGGCGTTTGGGGCCGGGCTGCCTGCGCATCAACCATCTGGGTGCGCCCAGTCCGCGCTACCTGGAGCTGGACCTGACGAGTGGAGCGCTCTTCGTCAACGAGCGCATTGACCGGGAGGCGCTGTGTGAGCAGCGGCCTCGCTGCCTGCTCAGCTTGGAAGTGCTGGCGCACAGCCCCGTGGCGGTGAGTGCCGTAGAGGTGGAGGTACTGGACATCAACGACAATTCACCGCGCTTCCCGCGGCCGGATTACCAGCTTCAGGTAAGCGAATCGGTGGCTCCTGGAGCGCGCTTTCACATTGAGAGCGCGCAGGACCCCGACGTGGGCGCCAACTCGGTGCAGACTTACGAGCTCAGCCCCAGCGAGCACTTCGAGCTGGACCTTAAACCCCTGCAGGAGAACAGTAAGGTGCTGGAGCTGGTGCTGCGGAAGGGCCTGGACCGCGAGCAGGCAGTCTTGCACCACCTGGTTCTCACAGCTGTGGACGGAGGCAGCCCAGCCCGCTCGGGCACAGCACAGATCTCTGTGCGTGTCCTGGACACTAACGACAATTCTCCCACCTTCGACCAGAACACTTACCGTGTCCAGCTTCGGGAGGACGCTCCTCCGGGCACATTGGTGGTGAAGCTGAATGCCTCTGACCCGGATGAGGGCTCCAATGGCGAGCTCAGGTACTCATTGAGCAGCTACACGTCGGACCGGGAGAGGCAGCTCTTCAGCATCGATGCCAGCACTGGGGAAGTGCGGGTAAGTGGAGCACTGGATTATGAGGAGGCCTCTTCCTACCAGATCTATGTGCAGGCTACTGATCAGGGTCCAGTGCCCATGGTGGGTCACTGCAAGGTGCTGGTGGACATCGTGGATGTGAATGATAATGCACCAGAGGTGGTACTCACGGACCTGTACAGCCCAGTGCCTGAGGATGCTGCATCGAATACTGTTGTGGCCCTTCTCAGTGTCAATGACCAAGACTCAGGCCCCAACCGGAAAGTGAGCCTGGGCCTGGAGGCCTCACTGCCTTTCCGGCTGAATGGCTTTGGAAACTCCTACACACTGGTGGTGAATGGTCCGCTGGACAGGGAGCGGGTAGCTGCCTACAACATCACAGTGACAGCCACTGATGGGGGAGTGCCGCAGCTCACATCCCAGCGGACACTGCAGGTTGAGATCTCTGACATCAATGACAACCCACCAAGCTTCCTAAAGGACTCCTACAACATCTACATCCAGGAGAACAATTTGCCGGGGGTGTTGCTCTGCACTGTGCAAGCCACAGACCCAGATGAAAAGGAGAATGCAGAGGTGACCTACTCCCTCCTGGAGAAGGAGGTTCAAGGGCTGCCCGTCACCTCCTATGTCTCCGTTAACAGTGCCAGTGGCAGCCTTTATGCTGTCAACTCCTTTGACTATGAGAAGTTTCGGGAGTTCTTTGTGACTGTGGAGGCCCAGGACAAGGGGAGTCCACCGCTGAGCAGCACTGTGACCGCCAATGTGTATGTGGTGGACATGAATGACCATGCCCCTCACATCCTATACCCTACCTCAACTAATTCGTCAGCAGCCATTGAGATGGTGCCTCGAACTGCCCCTGCTGGCTATCTGGTCACCAAAGTCATAGCCATGGACTCAGACTCTGGGCAAAATGCTTGGCTCTTTTACCACCTGGCTCAGACTTCTGACCTGGACCTCTTTAAAGTAGAGCTACACACAGGAGAAATTAGGACTACCAGGAAGATGGGAGATGAGAGTGGAACCACTTTCAACCTGACCGTGGTGGTCCGAGACAATGGAGAGCCATCACTGTCAGCCTCTGTGGCCATTACAGTAGCTGTGGTGGATAGGGTTTCCAAAATCCTCCCTGATACTCAGAGACACGTGAAGGGTCCTCGGACATACTCTGAAATTACACTTTATCTAATAATAGCATTAAGCACAgtgtcttttatatttcttttgacaATCATTGTTTTGAGCATCATCAAGTGCTACCACTATACTGCATATGGAACCGCGTGCTGTGGGGGCTTCTGTGGAGTGAGGGAGCGGTGCCCTGCTGAACTAAACAAACAGGCCAATAACAATATTGATGCCAGGTTACCGCACGGCCTCAAAGTGCAGCCTCACTTCATTGAAGTGCGAGGGAACGGCTCCCTCACCAAGACCTACTGCTACAAGGCCTGCCTGACAGCAGGCTCAGGGAGTGACACTTTCATGTTTTATAACACAGGGGCACAGACAGGACTGGGGCCTGGGGGAGCCCAGGCGGCAGCAAGTGACAGCAGGCACCTCACAGGCCAAAGTGGGCAGAGTGCCGGGAACCTGATCATTCTCAAAAATGATGCCATTCCTCAAAATGAGGTGAGATAGCAGTCAAGGGGTTCTTCCACGGTTGTGCATTTTCACACACACCCTCCGTCGACCAGTATCGTGCGCTCTACTGAGTTACTAACATTGACAGGAGTTATCTGGTAAACTGAGGATACATAGTACCTGTGACTTGATTATAATCTGCTCTGTTTCTCCTCTAGAAAAATAGTATCAGAGAATtgctttactttgttttctttttggatatAGGACGCCTTAACCATGACATTGTTAGAGAAATAAGAATTAGTCTTAAATGTTTGATGCTAAAACACAGCTCTGCAGAAGTATGGAACAGGCTTGAGAATAAGATGATGCCATAGTGGGTAATATTTTGAGATTCAGGGACAAATGGCCTGTGCTGTATCATCTATAGGGAAAGTTCTCTTTTGAAATGCTACAGGagtgttggtttttaaaaagctctgagACCCTAGGGGTTGTGGTGGTTACCTCTGCATGCTGTCCTTGTTTATATCTTGAAAATTATCCAGTTAATATTTCCAGTAATTACACTGAACTAATGTGGTAGGACCTTCTGGAAATTCATGTCAGAGGTGACAAAGCCCTAGACTGTGGATCTCACCCTGAAGCCAAAGTTTGCTTCTTTGGCAGTTTGATGCGGTAATTCTTCTGTAGGTGCTGTCAGAGGAGATGAACGATGGTAGGGCAAAGAGACCAAGGACCAATTTGTCTGGTTGGGCCAAGGAGATACTAGAACAAGTGGATTAGGGATGTGGGGATGTGGTGAATACCAGGACAAGCTGGaactggggagaaagagaaggagaaaaggacttTTCCATTAGTTACCTTTCTGGCATAGCGGGTGTTCATCATAAGGTGATTTCCCTGCATTAGATTAAATGTAGTCTGTAATCTTCTGATTTCCTGTTGGCAATTTGTAAAGTTTTAATGATATGACAAGTAGCCTCTCAAGCCCTTTATGTCTTTAAGTTAAATGACAATACTTCCAACAATACTCCAACGTGTTCCAAAGCACATGTTCATTTTCTGAATCTAAAATTTAGTTTGTGATAGCTAGAAAAGCCTTGTAAAGTGGATAGCTTGCTGTGCATGAAGGACAGGTGTTAGTAAATACACTGGTTTTAAGTAAGCATAAGGCCAGCTTGCTCATTATTATGAAGACTGCGTATAAATTATTGGACAGTGCATGAATGTGCGGATGTGTTTGTGTAGTGTGTCGCTGTATGCAAACTTGAAAACAGTGGTTTGCTTTGTGATACTTTAAAGTTGtatttcaggggcccctgggtagcacagtcagttaaatgtccaactcttagccctgcattggactccacgcTGGccgtggaacctacttaaaaaagaaaattgtatttcagAAGCCAAATTTTTGTTTCATCAATAGTGATGACCTGTTATCTTCCCAAACAACTACTTTGTAGCGAGGACTTTTAGAGGTACTATAAAAGGCATTAATAATTGTCCCTCCTATATTTTTGTGATGTATTTTCATTGACATTTTGCTGTCTTTTTATTAATGTCCCTAGTTTCACATCCTAATTCATGCTAATCTTGAGGAGAGTAAtgcttaaatacagaaaaaaaaaaagatggattgaGAGAATTTCCCATGTACCTTGAGATGTATCAGAAAAGCCTGATAAATTTTAGTTGATACATAGCAGCCACAGGAGGCAGAAGAAGGCAGATTAAGAAATACAAGGGGACACAATCAAGGCGTTTCTAGAATTCTTTAGATCATAGCTTTTGGAAGCATGTAAAAAGGCCTAGCTTTAAGTAAGGATGCTGTAGACCTTTGCTTAACAAATTCTTGTGAAGTCCTTTTGGGCCTGGGTGGGCTGCAGGTGGTGAAGAGGCTGGGATTGCAGGCCAGACAAGCTTGCCACCAACTGGGAGCTGGAAGCTCCCAAAGGACACTCTACCATCGTTCTCCTGGCTCAGAGCTTGGGGCAGTTTGACACATGAACTATTTCTGTCTTACACTGACCTGTGTGTTAATGCGTGTTTTGGTACACAAATCTGTAATTGAGGGAGAAAATTATGTCAGAAAAGTGCTTGCTCTTGTGGGATTTTTCCAGGAGAATGCGTGATTTGAATAAAAGCAAATTTCTGCCAGCCACTTTCAGGAATCCAGTAGAGAGCCCTAAGATCTATAGCTCCTGACATTATTACAgttaagaggagagagagagtcaggtcAGCATGGCAAAATGGGAACAAAATCAGTCAACTCTGAAAGTCATGACCGCTAGATCAACCTGTTAAATTCCCATGTTAGGCTTTCTCTTTTCCCTACCCAGTTACTGCAGATGGCATAAGAGTCCTGAGGTGCACTTCATGCCGTGTGCCTATGTTAAATTAGATGAAGATTATAAAGGATGAGTAAGGGAATTTGCACTCATTGACCACTATGCTATATAAAAATGTTCTGCTTTGCAGCATATGGGTGGTTTCATTCCCTGTAAGTCATATATGAGAGAAACATTTACCAGCATCTAACATATGAGGCAataagctcagagaggttaagtaagacACAATCATTCTGCTTGTCTATTTTAAGTCCGGTCAGTCTGATTCCAAAGACTGTGTTGTTTGAAATAGTACAAGTAGACAGAAATCCCAACGTGTGTATACTTCTTTTCATATGTGATAACTTGGGCATTTCAGCCAGCATTGGTTCACCTAGTGGTGTAAGTTAACTTACTTTTAGAGATTAACtgcttttagagaaagagcaatTCCTTGAGTAAAAGTACGTCACAAATGGGAGGATCAATGAATAAAGATGTTACTACCaagctgatttatttttatgtttatctgttttacttTGGCATAGCCTGTTAAGATCTtttatctctgttctttttctgatttctcttttgttgcttatTAAACAACATTTAATAGCAGACTCTAATCTTTTGACAGATTTCACCCTCCAGTGAGTTTATATGATGAGTCACTTGTGCAGTGAAGTTTTTGAAGTAACTGTTTGGCAATGGGGCAGACTTTCTCTTTGGAGATTTCTGAAAACCCGATATTGAATGTGGTTGGCACCCCTTTCAGAATCtccaagaaaaggaaaccagATCTTAAGGTAGATTTTGTGCGTCTGTGGTCCTGTGACTGCTAATGAATCACTCTGAGTGCGCTGGACAGACTTGTCCAGCTGTGCTTCCATGGGACCAGGTGGCTCAAGGTGTGGAAATCACAAAAGACTAGCAGAAGTAAGATaagtttgctttcatttattttcaaacaatttgGAGTCATCAAATCTTGAGTATTTCTGCCACTGTGTTTGCACATTCACCTTCATTCCAGATGCAGTGATCTGAAAAAGTTAACTCTTCTTTTAGTGGCTCCTAATTTATCTCCCCTAGGACTGACTTTTCTATCTGGTGACTGTGTCCTGTTTCAGAATTTACACTTAGTGCAAAGTGAAATGgtgttatatttataaaaagagtATGGTGGTCAGAAAAGGTAGAGAAATTCTATTTGTGAACTTCCATTCCAGTGTTGCATCCTCTTGTGGTCACTTTTGAGTGGGTGGGCTGTTTTGTCTTGCCATTTCCATAACGGTTATAGAACTGTTCTTCtgagaaaaagtttattttctttcatctgataATATAATAATTGCTTCAGAttacctccttcctcccttttcctgcaGATCTGCTGAGCCAGATGGAATTATGGCTGAGCTCTTCTCGGTCTCTTTATCTTGCACATATTCTGACTGATGAAGAAATCTGTTTATTGTAGCTTGAATGTCATTGGCCTACCCTTTCCTCTGACCCAGGAGTGAGCTGTCACATGGGCATCTGGTCTACCTCCAAACACTCTGCAGGGACACAGCCTGGCATATTATAAATCGTCTATTGGCATGCTGTCTGCTTGACAGAATAGCAGAGTCGGTTCTGGATACTTGCCTTGGTTTTCCACCAATTTTTGCTCTCAATGAGAGGTTAGGATGATgtcagttttcaaatatttgaggaaaacttGCCATCACCAAGCCCAGTGGTTTAGATGGATTTAATGGAGATTTACAGGTGTCTTTGAATGTGACTTTTGTTAGGAATTTACCTAGCTCAATTTTTCTGTGCATATTAAGTATGAATGTAAATTTAGTTTATCCATATGATAATATTTTTTAGCATTATAATCTATAATCATGATTTCAAAAAATCAAAGGGCAAGAGGATTCCTTAGCAGCATTTTAAATCTGCtcacctaaaaattaaaatttt
This window encodes:
- the LOC122218963 gene encoding protocadherin alpha-C2 isoform X1 codes for the protein MELAGTRPGATEHLRLRPPMSWLLLLPLLLLLLLPGPAASQLRYSVPEEQAPGALVGNVANALGLELRRLGPGCLRINHLGAPSPRYLELDLTSGALFVNERIDREALCEQRPRCLLSLEVLAHSPVAVSAVEVEVLDINDNSPRFPRPDYQLQVSESVAPGARFHIESAQDPDVGANSVQTYELSPSEHFELDLKPLQENSKVLELVLRKGLDREQAVLHHLVLTAVDGGSPARSGTAQISVRVLDTNDNSPTFDQNTYRVQLREDAPPGTLVVKLNASDPDEGSNGELRYSLSSYTSDRERQLFSIDASTGEVRVSGALDYEEASSYQIYVQATDQGPVPMVGHCKVLVDIVDVNDNAPEVVLTDLYSPVPEDAASNTVVALLSVNDQDSGPNRKVSLGLEASLPFRLNGFGNSYTLVVNGPLDRERVAAYNITVTATDGGVPQLTSQRTLQVEISDINDNPPSFLKDSYNIYIQENNLPGVLLCTVQATDPDEKENAEVTYSLLEKEVQGLPVTSYVSVNSASGSLYAVNSFDYEKFREFFVTVEAQDKGSPPLSSTVTANVYVVDMNDHAPHILYPTSTNSSAAIEMVPRTAPAGYLVTKVIAMDSDSGQNAWLFYHLAQTSDLDLFKVELHTGEIRTTRKMGDESGTTFNLTVVVRDNGEPSLSASVAITVAVVDRVSKILPDTQRHVKGPRTYSEITLYLIIALSTVSFIFLLTIIVLSIIKCYHYTAYGTACCGGFCGVRERCPAELNKQANNNIDARLPHGLKVQPHFIEVRGNGSLTKTYCYKACLTAGSGSDTFMFYNTGAQTGLGPGGAQAAASDSRHLTGQSGQSAGNLIILKNDAIPQNEPRQPNPDWRYSASLRAGMHSSVHLEEAGILRAGPGGPDQQWPTVSSATPEPEAGEVSPPVGAGVNSNSWTFKYGPGNPKQSGPGELPDKFIIPGSPAIISIRQEPANSQIDKSDFITFGKKEETKKKKKKKKGNKTQEKKEKGNSTTDNSDQ